A stretch of the Panicum virgatum strain AP13 chromosome 9N, P.virgatum_v5, whole genome shotgun sequence genome encodes the following:
- the LOC120689774 gene encoding probable ubiquitin conjugation factor E4, protein MASPSPASARPQRSPDEVEDIILRKILLVSLTPPANPSPAVAYLELTAAELLSESRPLLALRDAAERLLIDRLSLPDLPAASQPPFTFLAAAFGRAADEARKISTIRDAGLRARLADSIAHLRGLILSYARIVAGNPDTFPSPTAAPHPAAELLVFLLAEAADPLDPTPAPGAPPPPGFIDEFFGGADYESIEPAMGELYERLRQSVEKVSALGDFQRPLRVLRRLVGIPSCAKALVNHPKWIPKNQIMLIGEGRAMELSSVLGAFFHVSAIRDREFASKPDVGQQCFSEASSRRPADLFSSFTTIKSVMNGLYDGLKDVLLILLKNLDTREKVLEYIAEVINKNASRSGMQVDPLKCASSGMFVNLSAVMLRLCEPFLDNMESKKDKIDVNYLFYNNRIDFKDLTAINASSDEVSSWIESINNEHDQNSASGEVRLMESQEATSSGKNSTSLVRCAKKENFSFICECFFMTARVLNLGLMKAISDFKHISQQLARLEDDLESNRAMRDQGGGSPQLEQDINRLEKIVEILTQDKFCYEAQILRDGAFLQRALSFYRLMILWSVDLVGGFKMPLPSQCPKKFSCIPEHFLDDAMDLLVLTSRIPKALESFVLDDFLSFIIMFMGSTSYIKNPYLRAKMVEVLNCWMPQRSGLSSTASLFEGHQLCLDYLVRNLLKLYVDIEFTGSHTQFFDKFNIRHNIAELLEYLWDVPSHRNAWRQIAKEEEKGVYLNFLNFLINDSIYLLDESLNKILELKEIEAEMANTIEWERRPPQEREERLRVFHQWENIVRFDMKLANEDVGMLAFTSEQIPAPFLLPEMVERVASMLNYFLLQLAGPQRKSLTVKDPEKYEFKPKQLLKQIATIYVHISRGDKEAVFPAAISKDGRAYNDQLFASAANILWRIGGDPQIIKEFMQLAGKAKAAASEAMDAEAILGDIPDEFLDPIQYTLMKDPVILPSSKVTIDRPVIIRHLLSDSTDPFNRSHLTQDMLIPNTELKLQIEEFVRSQQSRKRTAAESEIGEPDGTADMVE, encoded by the exons ATGGCGTCCCCGTCGCCGGCTTCGGCGCGGCCGCAGCGCTCGCCCGATGAGGTGGAGGACATCATCCTCCGCAAGATCCTGCTCGTCTCCCTCACGCCCCCGGCCAACCCCAGCCCCGCCGTCGCCTACCtcgagctcaccgccgccgagctcctctCCGAGTCGCGCCCGCTCCTCGCCCTGCGCGACGCCGCCGAGCGCCTCCTCATCGACCGCCTCTCGCTCCCGGACCTGCCGGCCGCGTCCCAGCCCCCCTTcaccttcctcgccgccgccttcggaCGCGCCGCCGACGAGGCCCGCAAGATCTCCACCATCCGCGACGCAGGCCTCCGGGCGAGGCTCGCGGACTCCATCGCGCACCTCCGGGGACTCATCCTCTCCTACGCGCGCATCGTCGCCGGGAACCCCGACACATTCCCCTCGCCGACCGCCGcgccccaccccgccgccgagctcctcgTCTTCCTGCTCGCTGAGGCCGCCGACCCGCTCGACCCCACCCCGGCGCCCGGCGCACCGCCGCCCCCGGGCTTCATCGACGAGTTCTTCGGCGGTGCAGACTACGAGTCCATCGAGCCGGCAATGGGGGAGCTGTACGAGCGCCTCAGGCAGAGCGTTGAGAAGGTCTCGGCGCTTGGCGATTTCCAGCGCCCGCTGCGGGTGCTTAGGCGCCTCGTGGGGATCCCCAGCTGTGCCAAGGCTCTGGTGAACCATCCCAAGTGGATACCAAAAAATCAGATCATGCTCATTGGGGAAGGAAGGGCCATGGAGCTCTCCAGTGTGCTTGGCGCCTTCTTCCACGTTAGCGCCATCCGTGACCGTGAGTTTGCCAGCAAGCCTGATGTCGG GCAACAGTGTTTCTCGGAGGCATCTTCCCGGCGACCGGCTGATTTGTTCTCATCTTTCACAACAATCAAGAGTGTCATGAATGGCTTGTATGACGGCCTTAAGGATGTTCTTCTAATCCTCCTTAAAAACTTGGATACTCGAGAAAAGGTTCTTGAGTATATAGCAGAAGTGATAAATAAAAATGCTTCCAGATCTGGCATGCAG GTAGACCCTTTAAAATGTGCGAGCTCAGGTATGTTTGTGAATCTTAGTGCTGTGATGCTCCGCCTATGTGAGCCTTTTTTGGATAACATGGAGTCAAAGAAGGACAAGATTGATGTCAATTACCTCTTCTACAACAATAGAATTGATTTCAA AGATTTGACAGCAATAAATGCTTCTTCAGATGAAGTCTCATCTTGGATAGAGAGCATAAACAATGAGCATGATCAAAATAGTGCCAGTGGAGAGGTCCGCTTAATGGAATCACAGGAAGCCACAAGCTCGGGCAAAAATAGCACATCTTTAGTTAGGTGTGCAAAAAAGgagaatttttcatttattTGCGAATGTTTCTTCATGACTGCAAGAGTACTTAATCTGGGGTTGATGAAAGCTATATCAGACTTCAAACATATTTCTCAG CAACTTGCGAGGCTTGAAGATGACTTGGAATCAAATAGAGCAATGAGAGACCAAGGAGGGGGCTCACCGCAGCTGGAGCAAGATATAAATCGCTTGGAGAAGATCGTCGAGATTTTAACACAGGACAAATTCTGTTATGAAGCTCAGATACTACGG GATGGTGCATTCCTTCAACGAGCATTATCTTTCTACAGATTGATGATACTGTGGTCAGTAGACCTAGTTGGTGGATTCAAGATGCCTTTGCCATCACAGTGCCCCAAGAAATTTTCTTGCATTCCAGAGCATTTTCTTGATGACGCAATGGATTTACTTGTTCTGACCTCTAGAATTCCAAAGGCATTGGAAAGCTTTGTATTG gaTGACTTTCTCAGTTTCATCATTATGTTTATGGGAAGCACATCTTACATTAAGAATCCTTACCTAAGAGCAAAGATGGTTGAAGTTTTGAATTGCTGGATGCCACAAAGAAG TGGCTTGAGTTCTACAGCGTCGCTATTTGAGGGGCACCAACTATGTCTTGACTACCTTGTCAGAAATCTTCTAAAGCTTTATGTGGATATTGAATTCACTGGCTCCCATACACAA TTTTTTGACAAGTTTAACATTCGACATAATATTGCTGAACTTCTGGAGTATTTATGGGATGTTCCAAGTCATCGAAATGCATGGAGACAA ATAGCTAAAGAGGAGGAGAAGGGTGTATACTTAAATTTTCTGAACTTCCTTATAAATGATAGCATCTATCTTCTTGATGAGAGTTTGAACAAAATTCTCGAACTGAAAGAAATAGAGGCTGAAATGGCTAACACCATTGAGTGGGAGCGCAGGCCCCCTCAAGAAAGAGAGGAGCGACTGCGTGTATTTCATCAGTGGGAGAAT ATTGTTCGATTTGACATGAAGCTGGCCAACGAGGATGTTGGGATGCTTGCATTCACTTCAGAACAAATTCCAGCACCTTTCCTTCTCCCTGAAATG GTGGAAAGGGTTGCGAGCATGCTTAATTACTTCCTCTTGCAACTTGCTGGTCCCCAGAGGAAATCTTTGACGGTAAAGGATCCAGAGAAGTATGAGTTCAAGCCAAAGCAACTGTTGAAACAG ATTGCCACCATCTATGTCCATATCTCAAGGGGTGATAAGGAAGCTGTCTTCCCAGCTGCAATCTCAAAAGATGGTAGAGCTTACAATGACCAG TTGTTTGCTAGCGCAGCTAATATTCTGTGGAGGATTGGGGGTGATCCCCAGATTATAAAGGAGTTTATGCAACTTGCTGGTAAGGCAAAAGCTGCTGCTTCTGAGGCTATGGATGCTGAGGCCATCCTTGGGGACATACCGGATGAATTTCTCGATCCAATTCAG TATACTCTGATGAAAGATCCTGTGATCCTCCCATCATCGAAGGTCACAATAGATCGCCCCGTTATTATCAGGCATCTGCTGAGTGATTCT ACGGATCCATTTAACCGATCCCACCTCACTCAAGACATGCTGATACCAAATACTGAGCTGAAATTGCAAATAGAAGAGTTTGTCCGGTCTCAGCAGTCAAGAAAGCGAACAGCTGCTGAATCGGAGATTGGCGAACCAGATGGCACTGCTGATATGGTTGAATGA